In the genome of Struthio camelus isolate bStrCam1 chromosome 22, bStrCam1.hap1, whole genome shotgun sequence, the window CAACAGTCTTAGAGATCCTGTTGAGAATCTTGTTTTAGAAGGGGAGAACAGTCCTTTGCTTGAAGAACAGGGCTGGGACACAGGAGACCTGAACCCGTCCTGGCTACATCTCAGTCTCGACACGCACAtgcttttaattgttttatgCCTTGACTCCCCAACTGCAAAAAGTACCCTATAATGACACTTTCCTGGGCCCTGTGCATTTAGGTCATGAACCATTTAGCACAGGGACTGTTTTCATTCTACCTAGGCAAGTCCATGTCAAATACGATGTGGCACTATTACCTTTAGCTCTACTGCAGTGCAGATAATTACTATTTCTGAATGGTTAATTGTCATTGAATCTTGACCTAGGATTTTTAGCTGCTTATTAGATCTGAAGAAATTCTTGGAGGAAAGCTGATCCAGTAGAGGTACAAGCTACTACTTTGTTGCATTTGACACAAGGTGCTCTGGCAACTGCCCCTCCGCTGCCTGCTGTTCTGACAACAACAGCAAAGAAACTGGACCTACGATTTGGATGTGGCAAGTTCTTTTCTGCGTGCTCTGAAATTCAGATTTGTGGAGAAAACTTAAGAATTGTTAACTTACACCCACTATTTGGATTTTACCAACAGGCAGCTACTGGAAACTTGCTTCCACTGAAAGCAAGAGAACAGTATAGCGAGTGAAGCAAAAGCATAAAGGGGACTCAGCATCTTAGACATAGGAAAAGCTGATAAGTGGAGTGGTTGCATCTCTGGAGCTCTTGGGCCCCTGTCCACATTTCCAATTAGTGATCTcaggttttgttatttttttcagagcCATCCATTCTCCTTGATGTCATGGCTCTACtttgcagtgttttattttaCCTCTCTCTTCTgcactttgatttcctttctggTTTCCCATTTCTGTGAACAGACTAGGTGCTGGTGCCTTGCAGACATAGCATTCTAAGTTCTGGTCTCCTTTACAGCTGTACCCCTACTACAGCCCTCTCTCTTACTCTGTAGTTTTTGGACCCTCTCCTGCacaagaaaagaagggagagatATGCTTAAAGCAGAGATTGGATCCCTTGCTCCCTGCATCAGCAGTTCTACAAAAGCAATACAGTGTGCAAAGCAAAATCAACTGCTTTTTCTGATCAGTGTAGCGGTGCTGTGGAACCTGCAGGTGCAGTCAGCTGCTTGTAGTTCACAGGCCTTGGATTTCTCCAAGTGGTGGATAACCTAGGTTTTTGGTGTTCTGTCTGTGATGCAGCCAGAGGCTGAGGAAAGCACCACCCAAGACAGCAAAGCCAGTAAGGGATCCCAGCAGAATGGGTACCAGCATAGCAGAATCAGgacctggaaagaaagaaagtaatcaAGCCATGAACAACATTAAGAGAGGTAGGCTGAGGAAAGAGAACGTAAAACCCCATTCTTCTTTATACCGTGCCAAGCAGGTATGGCTAAGTTTCCTTCCATAGAGTAATCTGAATGTATAGCGCCTTTTCAAACACATTACCCTTTTTGCCATAAAAGCCCAGCAGTAAATATCAGATACATAAATTCATCAGAGACACAAGAAGCTAAGTGATTCTCAGGGATGGTGCCAGTGGATTTAATCAGTCTGTCATGCTCATGATATGCCAAATtgaatttttctcatttctaataGCTGGTCAGCATCCAATTAACACAAACCAGCTGCTTTATTTCACCtatggacagaaagaaaaaagaaaacgctCCTGACTAATGACCAGCCTCAACTCCTCATTCTGCTTCTAGAGTTCATAAACtggagtgagattttttttctccagttaccTGAGGATGGGCTTACCTTGCTGTACCAGATGACTACCTCTTTATCTTGGGCACTTGTCCCTAAGCTCACTACAAAAAATGACAGCATTGCTCTTTGTTTCTAAAAGCTCCAAAGGtagtagaaaagagaaatatctaaAAGGAGGCCCCTATATTCTCTCTCACTCCTCCCATCCCATCTCTCCTAGAACCCTGATAACTGTGCTAACTCTTTTCTTCAAGTATCTCTCACAATTCGTTTTAATGGCACTCCTCATCCTCAGTCAATGTATTTCACCATCATactgcagaaatgcaggaaaATCCTTTTCAGCTAGAGGAtactctgctttgttttccttccttctcctccttccaaaGCTTGAGTTCCTCAGGGAAGGAACTTAGCTGCATCTCCTGTCTGACAGTCTATCAAATCTGATACTGATTAACCTGCCTCTCTGAGACTTAGGAAGGCCTATGCTGCAAACATGAGGAGCCGTTTGGATAAAGCGTAGCCATATCAGACAGTTGTCAAGAAAGCTCTTAAAAGTGTACTGTTTTCCTTACAGATGGAAAAGTTGTATACTGAATAGAGACTGCAGCTTGAGAGGGTCAGAGACGTGAAAATATGAGACACCCACCTTCCACAGGTTTATTTAGAAACCTGTTCTTCATTCTCAAAACTGGACCAAATGAGATCAGGTTGTGCAGGTCTCCATAGCTGTTCCTATCACTTGGTGGGGGAAGCATCTCCACACTTTCAAAGCAGTCCTAGGAAAGACaggtgaaaaaaattaaacatgtaCTGGCCGTGCCTGAACAGGATCTCCTGCACTGGCGGCTGCGTGCAGCCCACAGCAACCACAGTGTCAGCTGGAGCAGATCTCCTCTGATtcagtccttgcccagctctgctGTCATTCCAAAAGGTGGGTTACCTAATGCCTGGACCAGCCCATACGTGCATCTCTATTCCCCAATTACTTTTCCTTAGGGATAAGTACCTATCGCTACCATTTTATATCACTAAAATGTCATATGCTCATCTTCCAGACTTTTAGTGAAGGGATTGACCAGATACCAGGATGATCCTATCTGGGGACTTTGTTACAGGTTGAGTTCTTCCCAAAAGTGTCTGACCGCAGTTTTTTTTAGGCCTATATTGTGTCTGCACTCTAGGAAGTACCATTAGAGCAGCCAAGACATATAGAAGATGCAGACCTTCATCTTTCCTAAGCCTCTCCCCATCCCCTCTGATTTCTCTAATTTCTGCCGAAGCTCCTTAAAAGCAGCCTGAGCCTCAGTGAATGAATTTTCAGAACCTTTCTGGCTGTACTGGGGAGCCACTCAACCTTTTGTGAATATATCTGCTCCACCACTGTCAAACACTCTTTACTCCTGTACCATTTAAATCCCCAGCATTGCTCATGGCTAAGCAATCAGATACTGTGCCAAGTGTTTCACAGGAACACATATCAGCTACCTTATCCCTGAGACCTCCAAGCTTGTAGAAGCCTGAAAATCCCATCTCCCAGACCCCAATTTAGAGACAGATTTGAGCCCTTTTGTGTAATTCTACAATGCAAAAGTTGCTACTTGTTGTTTGTTAGTGTGCTTCTTCAGCCGATTACACCATTCAGCAGTAAATAGTTTGTGATAGCATGGTGAAAGTAGGGTACTGCGAGCTCTATAAGCTTAACTGAGTAGAAATTCAGCTAGGGCTTCAGGAGACACAGAGCACGCAGGAGATAAAGGAAGGAGTATGTAAACTGGATGAAAGCAGAACTCCTCAACATACTATCACAGATCTTTGCCGAATCAATTGTACTTGGTAGAAGCACCAAATCCTTCTGCAAAACTCCTTACTGatgtcttttcttcccccttgttTCTACCTCACTTCCTCTTGTCACAAGACTAGTGGGAGAGGACTCTTCTTACGTACCTGTTCACACCCTGTTTTGCCATGCAGACAGACATTAAGCTCACAGTGCAGATAGGCCACTGAGTGATTCAGCATCTGGAACAGCTGGATGGTGAAGCTAGCAGCTCTGGACTGGCTGCTCTGCAGTAACTGGATGTATCTGCATTCAGATGGCAACCTGGCCAGGACAAATGGAAAACAATTTCAACTTCCAGCACTCCTCTGACCCAAGTCAGGAAAGGGAGCCTGCTGGCACAGTTATACACAAGTTCTAAGCCAAGCATCTGTGTCTACAGAGTCAGTCAAACAAAAATCCACGAAATTGCAACATCTCAGCCTGGGCATGTCTCTGACGTGGAGGCCGCAGTCCCAGAGCAGCAGAATTGTTTAGAGGAAGTTGATTTTGCTAAAGCCATTAAAGGGCTGCTGTAGTGTGATAATCATTCCCCGTCCTAGACAGACTCAGAAGCACTGCTTATCAGTAAACCCTTTTATGGATGATAATATCATCTAGCATTTCTAACGTACATATCATGCCCGAAGGGTtttacaaacattaactaattaatcctcAAATATCCCTATGCCCAACCCAGACAGTTTAGGTAATAACATCCTTGAAATACTGATGTGGAAATGGATTGCAGGAAGGAGTGCTGTACCCAAGATCCTGCAGATGGCCTGAGAAGTGCCACTGCTCATTTACAAAAATCAAAAGCTGAaggacatagattttttttctcctggaagcCCCAAGTCTTATCAAGCCCTTTATATGGATTACAAGGAGCTAAAGGAGCAGCGCACCCTTGAATGCATTCTTACTGCTTTTAGCTTAATCTTAACTCCAGAGAGATCAGAGACTCCCTATAGCTACAGAACACAAGGGAAAGCATTCTCTAAGGGTTGAGAAAATCCTCATCCCGTTCCTAGCTCATCTCTGCAGCTCCACGTCTGACCTGTCCAACAGACAGCACGTGGCATCTGGTCCCTCTGGCCTGGGGGTAGGAGTCACACAGCATGACCGGATTTGTAGCACAGGGTGGCTGCTGTTACTCTGTAGAGCGATTAAAGCCAGGAAAGTCTCCTGGAAAGGAAGTGGCCTGTGGACCTCAGAGCTTGCTTCTGTGGCAGGGCGTAGGCTCATCTGTACAGTGTAGTTACCAGAGCCACAGACATCATCAGCTACAACCGCATGGctgaaggaaaagagggaagaaaagatgaGAACCAGGCACTCTCTGCAGCCTGTTAAGAACAAAACAACATTATAGTCTGTTTCTTCAGTGAAGCCAAACAGAAACATGAGTCCAACTGACAAATaagttgaaagaaatgaaaaatatgtagaCCCTAGCACGATTGACTCTCCCATGGCTAGAAACACTTCCTGCATCTTTGCACTGTCAAATCATTTGAGCTGAGGGAAGTCGAGAAATGTTTTACTGAGTGGGaatatctgttttctttgctAGCACATTTCCTCGAGCACTATTAAATGCTCCCACTTGCAAAATGGCCTATAGAATTTGTCTGGGGGACAGTCACAGAATGGGAAGCTactatggaggggaaaaaaaaaagtctgaagggCAGTATTAGGATCTGAAATGCAGAAAGGCCCATCTTTTATACGTGAGGCGAgtccagaaagaaataaaaagtttttaaaaccaCAATATAGCTTTCCTATGTTACTGAGCCCCTAGAGCAATTTGAATATTGCtgccctccccccctcccttaaATCATGCAGCATAAAGATACAGCAGCAACTCCACTGAGATAATTACCCAGTCAGAAGGACATCATCTGACTGCAAAACACTCCGCTGGCGTGATTCACTCAGCGGTGGGCTGGGCTCAGAATCCAGCAGTGTCAGGACAGTTACCAagccttcagctgcttcttcagtcacttcatttcttttaaacatcTCCTCTGCTTCTGTGTTCAAGAACGGTTTCTCAAGATGTTTGTTGTTCCTAACAACTGCCAGGGAATTTCTCTCTGGTGTAAGTGCTACCAGAATCTGTGAAGAATATGAGGGGCTttctgaggttggaaggaactgGGTTAAATCTGGGCTTAGAAGCATCTCAGCATCATTGGCAGCTACTGCATTTAAGACAGGTGACTGATATATAGCCTTATTTACAAGCCTATTAGCAGAGACAGAAATTGATTTTCTTGTAGATGGCCCAGTAGCCTGCATGACAGTTGCAGCACTTACATGACCACGGTCATGTTCAGTGTTATCTTCTGATGATATCTGCTCCAAAGGGTGACTTTGTAGACTTGCTGAAGCTTGATGTGATGAAAACACAGGTGCTTGAATGGGCAGCTGGCCAGCTGCTGCTGAATATTCCTCTTTCAATAACATGCCATCACTCTTCCCTATTGATGGTGAGACCACAGTTACTTTGTTTGCCCTGGAAACTGTAGGCAATGCCATGTATGGATCAGATCTGATAGCTGATGTTGGTGGGAGAAACGCTTTTTTGTTTGTAAGTGAAGCAGTCATATGATCATTCTtagctgcaaagagaaaagtCATGGCTGAGGAAGATTGTGATGCACTTGGTGTTAATTTAGGCTCTCTCTCAAGAGCAACAGATCCTGCAGACACAGATGGTTGTACCAAAGTTAAAGCAATCTTACTGCCAAGAACTGCCGTGGGGGGTTGCTTTGTCCTTGCGTTAAACATGGCTGGCAGAGACGCGCTTGTTCGCAAGAGTGCACTAGCTCCTATTGTTCTTGCACTTGTACTGATTTCAGTTGGTTTTGTGTTTTCTCCCACATTGGCCAGTGAAAACAATTTAGTAGGTACTAGACTGGTTTGCTCATATTTCAGGGCTGATGGCAGGGGGGCAGTTGCAGACACAGATGAAGGAAGGCTTACAGGAGACTCAGCATATATCCTTGGGTGGGTAATTGTAGACAGCAGTTTCCCAGAGAGAGCTGTTTTCTTTTGGACCTTGGCTGAAAATGGATCATGCACTGGTGCTACTGTTGGTCTCTCTGTCATCATAAAGGACTTAGGCACAATGGGAGTAAGTATCAAGTGTTTAGTAAGATGAGGATTTGTAGAAGTGGGCGGTGTTTGTACCACTGTAGCATGCGCAGTGACTCCTCCTGAATGGGCAGTGCTTCCTACTGCTGAAACTTTGTGGGTGTTTCCAGGTGGAAGTGCTGAGAAAGCTGATAACGTgctgggcacaaactgaacttGTGCTGGCAGCCTTTGAAGTGACGCCATGCTTGAGACACTTTGTGAAGTGGACTGCAAAGGCACGATGTTTGCGGACATCTTTAATGGGTGTTTTAGAGTTCCAGCTGAGCGCAAGTTCAAACACTCTGTGCATTGTGTATGGACAGAGGAAGATGCGGTCACTACGCCTTGATGAAGGCTGGTTGTTTGCAGCAATAGTTTTATGCTGCGCTGAAGCTGATCCGCAGTCCTTCTCACGGTAAACGGAGGTTGGGTTGGTGTTTCAGAAGCAGGGAGTCCCCTTGCTGACAGTAAAGAAATTACAGAAGAGCTTGGcttttcagctgtgaaaaatcCTTTCGGGGAGATAGAGAGGCTGTGCTGTGTAGACAACGCTAATGGCGGCACAGCAGAGGTGAGAGGCTCGGCAGACACGCCGCTGAGTAAAAGCGGATCAGTCTCTTCGGCATCTTGGGAACAGGGAGCAGGTAACTGAATCTCTTCAGGCAGACTGTGCAGATTTTTGGCCTGCACTGTAGTGCTCATCCTTGTCCGTGGATGCAGTGACAAGTGATTCGATGCTAAGGTCAGTGCTTGAAATAAACTAGTAGTAGCTGGAGAATTAGTATTAGTCAGCACTGGCTGAGAagttcctttcattttctctgctgaTTGGTTTGAAGCAGTGGAGAAAGCAGTTTCAGGCCTCAAAGGCTTACTAGTGGGATAAGAGGAACTAGTTTTCATTGGAATATTGTGGCTGCTTTCAGGGGTAACCAAATTCCGATCTTGCTTATTAGTGAAAGATAAAGCAGTTTTGTGGTCACCCTCACCTTTAGGAGAGGGCAACATCTGGAATTCTGCTCTCTCAGGGGGTAAAAGGATAAATACAGGCTTAACCAGAATTAAGCTAGAAGGACTCAGATTTTGTAAGTCTGTAAGATCTAATGCTGAAGAATTGGAGGCTGCCAGGATTTGTTGGATTTGTTGAATGGAAAGCAGAGTCCCAACACTGACGCTTGGGAATCCTGTAGGCAAAGGGAAGTCTTGCATGGGCTGCAAGCACATTATGCCATTATTATTTCTAAGCAGAAAAGACAAATATTGGGATGATGGTAGGTCTGTAAGTTGATCGACTCTAAAGCCGCTGAGGTCTTTGGTAGCTACATCATCTGAGATACCAGACTGCTTAACTAGTGCTTGTGCCAGATGTGCCAGGATCTCATGAGAACCAGCAGGATGTGCTGTTGTTGAGCTAGGCTGCCCTCCTTGTGCTTGGAGCAAGGCCAGTTTCGGAGGAAAAGATTCCAGGCTGCCAGGTTGCTGGTTCTGGGAGGCTGAAGGGACAAAGCCATGAAGAGGAACTTTCTGGTTCCCGTTGTCATATAATCCAGGGAGGCTGGAGGTTATGCTGGCTTGTGGACTCAGTGCGGGAGAACCAGCCTTATCTATCTGATGTGGCAGACTTGTCTTTCTCTTGGAGTCTTCTACTGCGCTCATCTGTAGCATCATAGGGAAGGTTTCCTGAGATCCAGGATGGGCAGAAGTGGCTTGAACCCGAGATCCAGAACTAGTAGAAGCAGATGAAATCGGTATGTGAAATCCCTTCTCAGCAGAAGTGGAGATGCCCCTTAGCCGCAATCCAACATAAACAGGAGCAGATGTAGCTAGTGGCTGATGCCCTGCAGGAACAGAATCAAACGTGCTTAGAGGCTGAAGGCCTGCATTCACAAATGTAGATGTACCTGGAAAGAAGACAGGTGTTACTCCTTGCTCTCCAATAGTTTGGGAAAGTTTTAACTCTGACATCTGTGATTGGCTTAATTGGGATGAGTTAGCAGAAGTCTGTGGGCTCACAGAGGATCCAGATGCTTCACGTTTGCTTGTAATTGTCTGATGATCAGCATCACCTTGCCAAACTAGCGCTCCACTTTGAGAGTCCCCATTGGTTTCTTGAGAAATATGTTTAGTACAGTTCAGTGTCTGGGACAAAGAGAGGGACTGTGATCTATCAGTTGTGCTCCTGTGCCCTTGAAATGAAGATTGAATTAAGTCATCATGAACCTGTGTTTCCAGAGGCATCAATAATGAAGAGTGTACATTGCTTTGTGGGAGTGTCTGAAGAGCAGGCAGCTGGCTTGGGGGTCTAGAGCCCTTCGTTTCAGCTGCTTTTGAGTTTTTGTCTTTACTGtctgttgtttcttctttcagaGAGAAAGTAGGGGAAAACTGGACAGCAGTCGTTTGTGTCATTCTGGAATAGACTGCATCAAGGCTCCCTGAGGCTGGCTTTTGAAGCAATGCAGAAGTAGTAACTCTAACATCCACAGTCTGAGTCTTCTTCAGGGAGGAAGGTGTCACGCCAGCTTTGCTATCAGGCTGTGCTTCTGGATTTGCGTCTTTTGGCCTTTTGCTAGGGGGAGGTGTTAACGTTGGTAACCAATCCACCCTAGCACTTTCAAGAGCTGTCTTAACTCTGGTGGGAAATGCAGATCCTGCTATTTCCTTTCTTGGAGGATGGAAGTTTACCGCTGAAGTCAGTAGAGATGTTTTAGAACTTGGCACCTCTGTCTGCTTGACAGCAGGAATGGAAAAGACGGCTGCAAACTCTGGAGAATCTTGACGCGTTCCCCCACTGTGAATGGACTGGGGCCACCCAGCACTAGAGCTGGCAGGTCTAATACTGGGCTCagtaatattttctcttcctggtTTTCCTGGTAATGACTTGTCTGGCTGCTCCAGATGGGTGGCTGACTGTGATTCTTGCCTTGAGATAGGGATGTTTGTGCTACCCAAAAGCTTGCTAGGAGATGTGCCTCCATCCTGGAGTtttaaagctgctgcttctttgtgCAATTGATAAGCCCCCATTAGGTATCTAACCAATCCTTTAGGCACTACAGTTGTTAATTTTGCAGCTGTCTCTGTGTGCACAGGAATGAAGTCAGCTGTCATTTCATTGGTAGAGTCAACTGTTGGAGTCTGAAAATCAAAGGTCACCTCATCTAAGTTATCTTCTGTAATGGAAAACACTTCACTGGTCACTGGGCTGCTCTCAGCTCTCAGTTGGTCTTCTCCAGGAAAATTCTGGTCTAGTAATTCACTGCCATGATGTTCATTTCTGGAGGTACCTAATGAACAGAAGACAAGCCAAGCCCTTTGTCTCCTTACTTGTACGTGAACTTTTAATAGTTTGCAGCAGTGCTTTTCAACTGGCTGAGGGAGAAGTGGAAAGTTAAGTAGCCACCAGTTCCCCTCAGAAGCATACAAGAGGGAGGACCAGCACCTCTGGCACTGCCATTCTTATGGCCAGCTGCTATAAATCTGATCTCTAGCTGTTTACATTCAATATCACGTAAAAATGACAATTCATACCTGTGCCCTACTGATGCAAAGCATTAACCAGTCAGAATAGAACCCTTTACTTTAATTgctgaaagacaaaaatgacaGCTTAAGATGCAGGGAGAACGAAGCCCtaaggctgctcagggccaggctgGTGGATCTTTAATAGCAAAGCAAGCTTAAAATATACATGAAAGAGCTCACTCACCTGGCCGTCCTTAATCACTCCTCCTCTCCCAATATCCTAGTCCTATGCTGAGTTTCCTGATTCATGCTAGCTGACCAGACGACCTGTAATTGTCCTGTTTCCATTGAGTCTTGGAAATCAGAGGcagataaaacattaaaaacaaggtTCCCTTTTAAAGAACTGAACCCTAAAACAGGTACACTAGGCTTAAAATTGCACAATAGCCTTCTCCTAAAggcacatcatcatcatcaccaccacaGCCTTTGGCTTGAGGAAGCTGTGGATCAGGCTACCTAAGGTTCAGTATTATTAAAGGATGAAGCTGTTCTGTTTTGCCCGAGTGACACAAAGCAGAACACAGTAACCTCTCTGCTTCTAAATTCTCAAATCAGAAGCAGACATTTTGTCATTTTAGAGGTAGACTCATGACTTAAAGGGCTATTGTTTCAtgagcagattttatttttctcattcacaTTTACAGGGTCAACATTCCCAAGCATGCTTGCCAAACCATGGCCTAAAATATTTATGTGCTTTTCTCCCCCCCGCAAAAGTTTAAGCATTTCCCCTCAGGTACCTGACAGCAAAGACAGGTACAGAAAAGCTAAGAGGTGATTTGGGTATGCAATTATATTGTGCTTTTGACAAAGGCAAAGCAGAGGTCAGCTGGTTGCACTTCAGATGGAACCGCAGGGGTTCTTGCCCGAGCGTTGTGCCTTTACAGCTTCTCTGTGGTCATTTGAGGAACTGGCACTACTTCGGTCAGTTATGAGCAGGCTAAGCTAATATAAAGGGAAGCCACAAAATTAATTTATTGCTAAGAAAGAAATGGAGCTTAACGGAAACTGTTATGTTACATGTACAAAACAGTTTGAATTGTGACTTTGTACAGGAAAAATCAAACTCCCATGGTTTGGCTCCAACTCAAAGAAACGCAAAGTGCTCTGTCTAAAGGTATAGACATACTCAAATACTTTACTGAAGCAAGGTCTCAGAGAAAGCATTATCAATATACACAAACACACCTTTTCATGTTTTCCCAAAAAACAGAAttacaagagagagaaaatattctttGAGTGCACCCAAGCTCATCTTTACTCAAGAGGTAAGTCCTGCTGAAAATACGTAAGACTGCTTTCATGAGCCAAGTGAAATTTATGAACACTTGCAGGGTATGCTCATAATCAGACAATATGAGGTGGAAAACCAAGACTGACTGGTCTCCTGCTATAAGTGACAGCAGCCCCAAGAACTCATTTGAAGCATGACAGCATTACAGACTCATCATTGATTTCAAGCTGTCAGGAATACTGGCAAGATAGCTGTTTCGAGAGAAAATGCAGAACAACGTGCTACCACCCAGTGAAGAGGGGAGATCTTGCTTAACGCAATAAATAGGAACAGAGGTGCCTGGAAAACTGGATTCTAAGCCAAGGTTCCAGCAGCTCTGAGTTGGATCCTCCATTCCGCTATTAACCTACTCTGTGATAAGTcaccccattttttttcctgctcccctccccccacccccaagctgATGGCAACCACACACTCTTTAGGAAGTGGACCGTCTCTTAGTTGGTTATGTAGCATAAGTGAACCCTCTTTTAGGGCCACTAACACTCCCATAACAAATCATTTAAATCAGTATCTTGAGCCTTCCAGGACAGCTGTATGAACAGAGAAAAGTTGCCCCTTCACCTCATTGTTGTTACACACCTGAGACTGATGGCAAAATATCTACTCTAGTTTTCTCAGCCACAAATACTGTAGGAGAAGAAGGTGGAAAGACAGCACTTGAGATTAGAACTAATTGCATCACTCACCAGACAAATCCAGTAGTTCAGCCACCATCAAAATAAAGATGGGGAATTTTTCCTGCATCTTATGAAGCAGCTCCTGAGTCAGCCCAATAGCAGCGTATTCAGACACGTAGCTTATTCAGACACGTAGCTTGCTAAGGAGTCACTGCTGCCTTTTAGCAATGGGCATTTGCAGTGTTTGTTCTGGATAGGGAGGGTATTATGTTACTTTGCGACAGCTTAGGCCAGACAACAACCAATaatctgtttccaaaaaaaaaaaaaaaaaaaaaaaaaaaaaggcctgcaCCAATTGGAATCAAttgatttttaacaaaacaaagcacaaagcTACTTAAATACTTTCAAGGTGGCTGTTTCCAGACGTTCCACCTCTCCAAGTTTCACTCTGTTTATTCTTCTGCCTGATAGCCTAAACACTGCCTTCCCTATCTTGTCTTCCTACAGCTGACAGTTAGGCCAAGTCTATTTTACTGTGTCATCTAGACTAAAACAGATGATACTGTGCAACCTAGGTACTGTAATTAAAGTTTATGATTTACAGTTCAATCCATATCACACTGACAGATGAGAAGCAGCATGATAAATCATCAGTAGGTAGTGGAATTGGAACTGTTAAAACTCAACTTTACAGTTATAACTAAAGGAGTAACTCCTATGGAAACAGTagggttttttgtattttcagacCACTTATGCCCTGAAAAGGCACTATAATACAGATTATCCTATATATGTTACATAGGGATCATGTGCATCTGCTTATTTGTGCAGAACCTATTTGTTAAACTTGACAAGCCTTCACGTGGCAGTACTATAGCTGCTCTTCTGCCAGCAAGACCACCATACAGGCCTCACTAGCTACGCTTTCCAGGAGATCTTAAACACAAACTAGAGCTCTGTTTTTATCATTCACAGACAATTAATGTGTATTTCTTGTGCTTCATCTTGACTCTAACGCTCTTTGTTTTATGTCTGACAGTGAATTTCAGCGATAAAGCCGCTACGCTTTAGTACAGAACGCAGCTTCTTCAGGCCAACCTCTTACGAGGTTTAAACTGCCTTTTTGGAACAATACATAAGAGATTAGAGCAATGCGTTACTGGCCTTCAAGTTACACTTGCTGTTACTATTAATTCCTTATCAACCTCTCTAAGGAAACACAGACACTAGAAAGATGTGCCAGTGCCATTTGTGTTATTGTTTAACTAACAAATGACTAAACAGAATATTAAGGACGAATATCAGGGGCCATGACAAAGTACCTAGATCAGGAAGGTCAACCATTGTTCTTACACcacacaaaagaaaagaacaaaggaatCAATCTGATTAAGTTTACTATGACA includes:
- the LOC104141087 gene encoding streptococcal hemagglutinin-like isoform X2, whose translation is MQEKFPIFILMVAELLDLSGTSRNEHHGSELLDQNFPGEDQLRAESSPVTSEVFSITEDNLDEVTFDFQTPTVDSTNEMTADFIPVHTETAAKLTTVVPKGLVRYLMGAYQLHKEAAALKLQDGGTSPSKLLGSTNIPISRQESQSATHLEQPDKSLPGKPGRENITEPSIRPASSSAGWPQSIHSGGTRQDSPEFAAVFSIPAVKQTEVPSSKTSLLTSAVNFHPPRKEIAGSAFPTRVKTALESARVDWLPTLTPPPSKRPKDANPEAQPDSKAGVTPSSLKKTQTVDVRVTTSALLQKPASGSLDAVYSRMTQTTAVQFSPTFSLKEETTDSKDKNSKAAETKGSRPPSQLPALQTLPQSNVHSSLLMPLETQVHDDLIQSSFQGHRSTTDRSQSLSLSQTLNCTKHISQETNGDSQSGALVWQGDADHQTITSKREASGSSVSPQTSANSSQLSQSQMSELKLSQTIGEQGVTPVFFPGTSTFVNAGLQPLSTFDSVPAGHQPLATSAPVYVGLRLRGISTSAEKGFHIPISSASTSSGSRVQATSAHPGSQETFPMMLQMSAVEDSKRKTSLPHQIDKAGSPALSPQASITSSLPGLYDNGNQKVPLHGFVPSASQNQQPGSLESFPPKLALLQAQGGQPSSTTAHPAGSHEILAHLAQALVKQSGISDDVATKDLSGFRVDQLTDLPSSQYLSFLLRNNNGIMCLQPMQDFPLPTGFPSVSVGTLLSIQQIQQILAASNSSALDLTDLQNLSPSSLILVKPVFILLPPERAEFQMLPSPKGEGDHKTALSFTNKQDRNLVTPESSHNIPMKTSSSYPTSKPLRPETAFSTASNQSAEKMKGTSQPVLTNTNSPATTSLFQALTLASNHLSLHPRTRMSTTVQAKNLHSLPEEIQLPAPCSQDAEETDPLLLSGVSAEPLTSAVPPLALSTQHSLSISPKGFFTAEKPSSSVISLLSARGLPASETPTQPPFTVRRTADQLQRSIKLLLQTTSLHQGVVTASSSVHTQCTECLNLRSAGTLKHPLKMSANIVPLQSTSQSVSSMASLQRLPAQVQFVPSTLSAFSALPPGNTHKVSAVGSTAHSGGVTAHATVVQTPPTSTNPHLTKHLILTPIVPKSFMMTERPTVAPVHDPFSAKVQKKTALSGKLLSTITHPRIYAESPVSLPSSVSATAPLPSALKYEQTSLVPTKLFSLANVGENTKPTEISTSARTIGASALLRTSASLPAMFNARTKQPPTAVLGSKIALTLVQPSVSAGSVALEREPKLTPSASQSSSAMTFLFAAKNDHMTASLTNKKAFLPPTSAIRSDPYMALPTVSRANKVTVVSPSIGKSDGMLLKEEYSAAAGQLPIQAPVFSSHQASASLQSHPLEQISSEDNTEHDRGHVSAATVMQATGPSTRKSISVSANRLVNKAIYQSPVLNAVAANDAEMLLSPDLTQFLPTSESPSYSSQILVALTPERNSLAVVRNNKHLEKPFLNTEAEEMFKRNEVTEEAAEGLVTVLTLLDSEPSPPLSESRQRSVLQSDDVLLTGHAVVADDVCGSGNYTVQMSLRPATEASSEVHRPLPFQETFLALIALQSNSSHPVLQIRSCCVTPTPRPEGPDATCCLLDRLPSECRYIQLLQSSQSRAASFTIQLFQMLNHSVAYLHCELNVCLHGKTGCEQDCFESVEMLPPPSDRNSYGDLHNLISFGPVLRMKNRFLNKPVEGPDSAMLVPILLGSLTGFAVLGGAFLSLWLHHRQNTKNLESS